A window from Streptomyces sp. NBC_00299 encodes these proteins:
- a CDS encoding phosphatase PAP2 family protein — protein sequence MPASVGRHATPSLNRRRFLLASAGGGAALLALPAVAGWLPAADAKAAAKAAAFVDDYKTNVVANLTPETNAVVRVLGGFAKVWKTGSAWNSGTPLMPEALRANMRYSVRITAARTDAQAKESFIIDRQHQSYSVIAGLGPLADLYKSGAKAVTSITSAPDGTPSGKISDAVPADAPAGSAIGAGSYDSDLGRVAKLVDTVRGPFASGNPAKFAFQYPRPWRMNEDSEVVDTGRKDEFGFPVYESKVVVAPQLLRQRGESATEDGGFPSGHTNALHLAALAYAYAVPERFQELVTRAFELSHTRIVAGMHSTVDVLGGRIMATALAAAALADPVNAELKAAARAQALAYFKQRTGSTADTLNAYAHSADRATDPYADRDANARTVGPKLTYVLTRRGRDEPLTVPKGAEVLLETRQPYLTAAQRREVLRTTALPGGYVLLDGFEQWGRLDLFTAADGYGAFDSDVTVTLDAAAGGFGAADVWRNDIRGDGGLTKRGTGTLTLAGHNRYHGGTVVEDGVLVAASANALGEGDVRVKGGTLRADRVLRVRGSYVQEGDSALELLVRKNHGPALEVSRRISLGRGSVLSLRLDAERPPVAGTTVPVIEASQLRGRFDRVELNSRTLRAVPVYTTDGLSVRLLKR from the coding sequence ATGCCGGCATCCGTCGGGCGCCACGCCACCCCGTCCCTCAACAGAAGGCGCTTTCTCCTGGCCTCCGCCGGTGGCGGTGCGGCCCTGCTGGCCCTCCCTGCCGTCGCCGGCTGGCTCCCCGCCGCGGACGCCAAGGCCGCCGCGAAGGCAGCCGCGTTCGTCGACGACTACAAGACCAACGTCGTCGCGAACCTGACGCCTGAGACCAACGCCGTGGTCCGCGTTCTCGGCGGCTTCGCGAAGGTGTGGAAGACGGGGAGCGCTTGGAACTCCGGTACGCCACTGATGCCCGAAGCGCTGCGCGCCAATATGCGCTACAGCGTCCGGATCACCGCCGCGCGTACGGACGCCCAGGCGAAGGAATCGTTCATCATCGACCGTCAGCACCAGAGCTACTCGGTGATCGCCGGGCTCGGTCCGCTTGCCGACCTGTACAAGTCGGGCGCCAAGGCGGTCACATCGATCACCAGCGCTCCGGACGGCACCCCCTCAGGGAAGATCAGCGACGCCGTGCCCGCGGACGCCCCGGCCGGTTCCGCGATCGGCGCGGGATCGTACGACTCGGACCTCGGCCGGGTGGCCAAGCTGGTCGACACCGTGCGCGGCCCCTTCGCCTCCGGCAACCCGGCCAAGTTCGCCTTCCAGTACCCGCGTCCGTGGCGGATGAACGAGGACAGCGAGGTCGTCGACACCGGCAGGAAGGACGAGTTCGGATTTCCCGTCTACGAGTCGAAGGTGGTCGTCGCCCCGCAGCTGCTGCGCCAACGCGGCGAGAGTGCGACCGAGGACGGCGGATTCCCCAGCGGGCACACCAACGCCCTGCACCTGGCGGCCCTGGCGTACGCCTACGCCGTGCCCGAGCGCTTCCAGGAGCTGGTGACCCGCGCCTTCGAGCTCAGCCACACCCGCATCGTGGCGGGCATGCACTCCACGGTCGACGTCCTCGGCGGCCGCATCATGGCCACCGCCCTGGCCGCCGCAGCCCTCGCCGACCCGGTCAACGCCGAGCTCAAGGCCGCCGCCCGCGCCCAGGCCCTGGCGTACTTCAAGCAGCGGACCGGCTCGACGGCCGACACCCTCAACGCGTACGCCCACTCGGCCGACCGCGCCACCGACCCCTACGCCGACCGTGACGCCAACGCCCGCACGGTCGGGCCGAAGCTGACCTATGTGCTGACCCGGCGCGGTCGCGACGAGCCCCTGACCGTGCCGAAGGGCGCGGAGGTGCTGCTGGAGACGCGGCAGCCGTACCTGACCGCGGCCCAGCGTCGCGAGGTGCTGCGCACGACCGCGCTGCCCGGCGGGTACGTCCTGCTGGACGGCTTCGAGCAGTGGGGACGGCTCGACCTGTTCACCGCGGCGGACGGTTACGGCGCCTTCGACTCCGACGTGACCGTCACGCTCGACGCGGCGGCCGGGGGCTTCGGCGCGGCCGACGTCTGGCGCAACGACATCCGCGGCGACGGCGGCCTGACCAAGCGCGGCACCGGCACGCTCACCCTGGCCGGGCACAACCGGTACCACGGCGGCACGGTGGTCGAGGACGGCGTGCTGGTCGCCGCTTCCGCCAACGCCCTCGGGGAGGGTGACGTGCGGGTGAAGGGCGGCACGCTCCGCGCGGACAGGGTGCTGCGGGTGCGCGGTTCGTACGTCCAGGAGGGCGACTCCGCCCTGGAACTGCTGGTCCGCAAGAACCACGGTCCGGCGCTCGAGGTGTCCCGCCGGATCTCGCTGGGCCGGGGCAGCGTGCTGTCGCTGCGCCTCGACGCGGAGCGCCCGCCGGTCGCGGGCACCACGGTGCCCGTCATCGAGGCGTCACAGCTGCGCGGCCGGTTCGACCGGGTGGAGCTGAACTCCCGCACGCTGCGAGCCGTACCCGTCTACACGACGGATGGTCTGTCGGTACGACTCCTCAAGCGGTAA
- a CDS encoding ABC transporter substrate-binding protein: protein MGHQISRRTLFRTVSGLAVAGALGTSLSACAGGTGAGSTSSDLTMTWWGSDDRHNAYKKSLAYFQKQNPKVKIRETYQGYDGYFDKFNTNIAGGSAPDLLQMDTALVAQYARKGVLAPLDSYVGKTLDLTGFSKTLLAAGTVDGKLYGVPSGIGVNQLTVNRSGLEKLGLKLPDREWTWADLKKVAQDVYKKSGGKTYGVDDGGGSTLQCFEVFAREKGQTFFSDDGKKLGFTSDTLQEWWEYWAEMRRTNASPPPAITSAAHNDLTKNAVVIGKALFTFDSGVYGAGGSITDAQLDFLPTPQGDFSGAREGNFVNGGVLLCATKASKKVADSVKIMNFFAQDDTAIKDMQLFRGIPPTEKARNLIASGLTETDKLNMENADYISQRVSKASNALPAPVPPPQGADQIWDLLFQSNLAVAFGKKSIKAQLSEFFDQAGGILGG from the coding sequence GTGGGTCACCAGATCTCGCGCAGAACCCTCTTCCGCACCGTGAGCGGACTGGCCGTCGCCGGCGCGCTCGGCACCTCGCTCAGCGCCTGCGCCGGAGGTACGGGCGCCGGCAGCACCAGCAGCGACCTGACCATGACGTGGTGGGGCAGCGACGACCGGCACAACGCCTACAAGAAGTCGCTCGCCTACTTCCAGAAGCAGAACCCGAAGGTCAAGATCCGCGAGACCTACCAGGGCTACGACGGCTACTTCGACAAGTTCAACACCAACATCGCCGGCGGCAGCGCCCCGGACCTGCTCCAGATGGACACCGCCCTGGTGGCGCAGTACGCCCGCAAGGGCGTCCTCGCCCCGCTCGACTCCTACGTGGGCAAGACCCTGGACCTCACGGGCTTCTCCAAGACGCTCCTCGCCGCCGGCACCGTGGACGGCAAGCTGTACGGCGTTCCGTCCGGGATCGGCGTCAACCAGCTCACCGTCAACCGCAGCGGCCTGGAGAAGCTCGGCCTGAAGCTGCCCGACCGCGAGTGGACCTGGGCCGACCTGAAGAAGGTCGCCCAGGACGTCTACAAGAAGAGCGGCGGCAAGACGTACGGCGTCGACGACGGCGGCGGCTCCACCCTCCAGTGCTTCGAGGTGTTCGCCCGCGAGAAGGGACAGACCTTCTTCTCGGACGACGGCAAGAAGCTCGGGTTCACCTCCGACACCCTCCAGGAGTGGTGGGAGTACTGGGCCGAGATGCGCAGGACGAACGCGTCCCCGCCGCCGGCCATCACCTCCGCCGCGCACAACGACCTCACCAAGAACGCGGTCGTCATCGGCAAGGCACTGTTCACCTTCGACTCCGGTGTCTACGGCGCGGGCGGTTCCATCACCGACGCCCAGCTGGACTTCCTGCCGACCCCGCAGGGCGACTTCTCCGGCGCCCGCGAGGGCAACTTCGTCAACGGCGGCGTGCTGCTGTGCGCCACCAAGGCCAGCAAGAAGGTCGCCGACTCGGTGAAGATCATGAACTTCTTCGCCCAGGACGACACGGCGATCAAGGACATGCAGCTGTTCCGCGGCATCCCGCCGACCGAGAAGGCCCGCAATCTGATCGCCTCGGGCCTGACCGAGACGGACAAGCTGAACATGGAGAACGCGGACTACATCTCGCAGCGTGTCTCCAAGGCGTCCAACGCCCTGCCGGCGCCGGTGCCGCCGCCGCAGGGGGCCGACCAGATCTGGGATCTGCTGTTCCAGTCGAACCTCGCGGTGGCCTTCGGCAAGAAGTCGATCAAGGCGCAGCTCTCCGAGTTCTTCGACCAGGCGGGCGGGATTCTCGGCGGCTAG
- a CDS encoding N-acetylglucosamine kinase: MQDTPHSSPLVVGIDVGGTKTHLRAFAGDVMVADHVRTSSGWRPHDPVAAAGWLAALAADTLPAGERPSAFAVGGHACETPRQCGQIRTALQLHFDAPALVVGDAELLVPAAGLDKGVGVVAGTGSVAVGRLTDGSAVQVGGWGAVLGDEGGAAGLVREAVRAVWAAHDLGEEPDALARGLINAFGVAEVPALGAALENAKSASAEWGRHAPVVFAAARAGSALARAVIDEGGRSLAALVGQLASRGVPVDDVVVAGSTVLAQPALFDAFAAALADSVPGARPWRLEVPPVEGALALARSLV, from the coding sequence GTGCAGGACACTCCCCACTCGTCCCCTCTCGTGGTCGGTATCGACGTGGGCGGCACCAAGACGCATCTGCGCGCATTCGCGGGGGACGTCATGGTCGCCGATCACGTCCGCACCAGCAGCGGCTGGCGACCGCACGACCCGGTCGCCGCCGCCGGCTGGCTGGCCGCACTGGCCGCCGACACCCTGCCGGCCGGTGAGCGCCCCTCGGCCTTTGCGGTCGGCGGGCACGCATGCGAGACACCTCGCCAGTGCGGGCAGATCCGCACCGCGCTCCAACTCCACTTCGACGCACCGGCTTTGGTGGTGGGCGATGCGGAACTGCTCGTCCCTGCCGCCGGGCTGGACAAGGGGGTCGGGGTGGTCGCCGGCACCGGGTCCGTCGCGGTCGGTCGGCTGACCGACGGCAGCGCGGTCCAGGTCGGCGGCTGGGGTGCGGTCCTCGGCGACGAGGGCGGCGCGGCGGGCCTCGTCCGCGAGGCCGTACGGGCCGTGTGGGCGGCGCACGATCTCGGCGAGGAACCCGATGCGCTGGCGCGCGGGCTCATCAACGCGTTCGGCGTCGCCGAAGTGCCCGCACTCGGCGCGGCGTTGGAGAACGCCAAGAGCGCTTCCGCCGAGTGGGGCCGGCACGCGCCGGTGGTGTTCGCAGCCGCCCGGGCCGGATCAGCGCTCGCCCGTGCGGTGATCGACGAGGGCGGCCGGTCGCTGGCCGCGCTGGTCGGCCAACTCGCCTCGCGTGGGGTCCCGGTGGACGACGTCGTGGTCGCCGGCAGCACCGTTCTCGCCCAGCCCGCCCTCTTCGACGCCTTCGCCGCCGCGCTCGCCGACAGCGTGCCGGGGGCCCGCCCTTGGCGCTTGGAAGTGCCGCCGGTCGAGGGCGCCCTGGCACTCGCCCGTTCACTTGTGTGA
- a CDS encoding ArnT family glycosyltransferase — protein MGRLRISSRRRGVDGAAERKMALERHAVSASVPASAPAPAPEAPSGVPDASVAQPSQSSQPSRLSGRRWLVLLLVVVLLGQMAVAMVTTAVQQTPTIDEPVYVGTAAEYLHERRLIHNPEHPPLGKLVIAVGVAAADPHVDRSFTGDQGQLGRHLLYESGNDPWRLMLFARLPVIVLTLLFGLIVFAFARELAGPAGGLAALALYAFSPDLIAHGSLATLDVPAAGFVLTSAWLLWRARRRPRWYVPLAGVALGAALVTKMSTLAAVPVLLALTGLSVWCAKSPSEPRRRVLGWAAASAGVVAVAAIAVVWASYLVVDPRLRWAPQQPVPVVHGLRELVIDLLPFPESYRDGMRVQFGFEEYPWQGFLFGRLYTGSLWYYLPAALLVKTPLGMLALWAAGGVAVVAVRRLRPAAPYLLVPAAVLLAAAMLGSRDFGTRYAVFVPMFLAVAAGCVLAVRWRWAPVAVGALVAFVAVSSLRTYPYYLPYSNEAFGGPAKTHLRLHDSNVDWGQDLGRLADRLNERYRGERIWLVYKGSGVPSAYGIDAADPRKVPAREVRGLLVVSDSSVAKATGRLAELIDSSRPIDTVGHSITIYRR, from the coding sequence ATGGGCCGGCTCCGGATCAGTTCCCGCCGCCGCGGGGTCGACGGCGCCGCGGAGCGGAAGATGGCGCTCGAACGGCACGCGGTTTCTGCCTCGGTCCCTGCCTCGGCCCCTGCCCCGGCCCCGGAGGCGCCCTCCGGTGTGCCCGACGCCTCCGTCGCGCAGCCCTCGCAGTCCTCGCAGCCCTCGCGGCTGTCCGGCAGGCGCTGGCTCGTGCTGCTCCTCGTGGTCGTGCTGCTAGGCCAGATGGCCGTGGCGATGGTGACGACGGCGGTACAGCAGACTCCGACGATCGACGAACCCGTGTACGTGGGCACGGCGGCCGAGTATCTGCACGAGCGGCGCCTGATCCACAACCCCGAGCATCCGCCGCTCGGAAAGCTGGTCATCGCCGTCGGAGTGGCGGCGGCCGATCCGCACGTCGACCGCTCCTTCACCGGAGATCAGGGCCAGTTGGGGCGGCACCTGCTGTACGAGTCGGGCAATGATCCATGGCGGCTGATGTTGTTCGCCCGACTCCCTGTGATCGTTCTGACTCTCTTGTTCGGATTGATCGTCTTCGCCTTCGCCCGTGAACTGGCCGGTCCGGCGGGCGGTTTGGCGGCCCTGGCTCTGTACGCCTTCTCCCCCGACCTCATCGCGCACGGCTCGCTGGCCACACTGGACGTCCCGGCGGCCGGGTTCGTGCTGACGTCGGCCTGGCTGTTGTGGCGGGCCCGCCGCCGGCCGCGCTGGTACGTGCCGCTGGCCGGGGTGGCCCTCGGTGCGGCGTTGGTCACGAAGATGAGCACCCTGGCCGCGGTCCCGGTGCTCCTTGCGCTCACGGGCCTGTCGGTGTGGTGCGCGAAGTCGCCCTCGGAGCCGCGCCGACGGGTACTCGGGTGGGCGGCCGCAAGCGCCGGGGTCGTGGCGGTGGCCGCCATCGCCGTGGTGTGGGCCTCGTACCTGGTGGTCGACCCGCGGCTGCGCTGGGCGCCGCAGCAGCCGGTACCCGTGGTGCACGGGCTGCGGGAACTCGTCATCGATCTGCTGCCGTTCCCGGAGTCCTACCGCGACGGGATGCGCGTCCAGTTCGGGTTCGAGGAGTACCCGTGGCAGGGCTTCCTCTTCGGCCGGCTCTACACGGGTTCGCTCTGGTACTACCTGCCTGCCGCCCTGCTGGTGAAGACGCCGCTCGGCATGCTCGCCCTGTGGGCGGCGGGTGGCGTGGCGGTGGTGGCCGTACGGCGGCTGCGACCGGCGGCGCCCTACCTGCTGGTGCCCGCCGCCGTGCTGCTCGCCGCGGCCATGCTCGGGTCACGGGACTTCGGCACGCGGTACGCCGTCTTCGTGCCGATGTTCCTGGCGGTGGCGGCGGGTTGTGTGCTCGCGGTGCGGTGGCGGTGGGCGCCGGTCGCGGTCGGGGCGCTGGTCGCGTTCGTCGCGGTCAGCTCCCTGCGGACGTATCCGTACTACCTGCCGTACTCCAACGAGGCGTTCGGCGGTCCGGCGAAGACCCATCTGCGGCTGCACGACTCGAACGTGGACTGGGGCCAGGACCTGGGCCGGCTCGCGGACCGGCTGAACGAGCGGTATCGGGGCGAGCGGATCTGGCTCGTGTACAAGGGCAGCGGGGTGCCGTCCGCCTACGGCATCGACGCCGCCGATCCGCGCAAGGTACCCGCCCGTGAGGTGCGCGGACTGCTGGTCGTGTCGGACTCCTCGGTGGCCAAGGCGACCGGCCGACTGGCCGAATTGATCGACAGCAGTCGTCCGATCGATACGGTCGGCCATTCGATCACCATCTATCGTCGGTGA
- a CDS encoding MurR/RpiR family transcriptional regulator — protein sequence MPSPQQARAQASAITSGKSAGEAEASPTSQLRTLFDQPRLSPGQRRIAQYLIEHITEAAFLSITDLAERVGVSQPSVTRFAAAVGFSGYPALRERLQSIALGHLAGGPAAEENGANELQSAVDAEIENLENLRRDFGDPDQVIDIGRKLSRSTPLTILGLRISASLAEYFAYAARRVHPDVRLVTRGGSVAYDALLQSREAGGTWVLAFSMPRHAQETLTAVRVARSAGLRVALITDLALGPVADDADVVFATNTGSRLVFDSYAAPGVMAAALLQAMTDADPERTQARLEDYEQISDQHQFFLRD from the coding sequence CTGCCATCGCCGCAGCAGGCACGCGCACAGGCATCCGCGATCACCTCGGGCAAGTCCGCCGGCGAAGCGGAGGCGTCCCCGACTTCCCAGCTCAGGACACTCTTCGATCAGCCCCGGCTGTCACCCGGACAGCGGCGCATCGCCCAGTACCTGATCGAGCACATCACCGAAGCGGCGTTCCTTTCGATCACCGATCTCGCCGAGCGGGTCGGTGTCAGCCAGCCTTCGGTGACGCGTTTCGCCGCTGCGGTGGGCTTCAGCGGTTACCCCGCGCTACGGGAGAGGCTCCAGTCGATCGCGCTCGGCCACCTCGCCGGGGGCCCCGCGGCCGAGGAGAACGGTGCGAACGAACTGCAGTCCGCCGTGGACGCCGAGATCGAGAACCTGGAGAACCTGCGGCGCGACTTCGGCGATCCCGACCAGGTGATCGACATCGGCCGCAAACTGTCCCGGTCGACGCCGCTGACCATCCTCGGACTGCGCATCTCGGCGTCCCTCGCCGAGTACTTCGCCTACGCGGCGCGCCGGGTCCACCCCGATGTGCGGCTGGTGACCCGGGGCGGCAGCGTCGCCTACGACGCGCTGCTGCAGTCGCGCGAGGCGGGCGGCACCTGGGTGCTGGCGTTCTCCATGCCCCGGCACGCCCAGGAGACCCTGACCGCCGTACGGGTCGCGCGCAGCGCCGGACTGCGGGTCGCCCTGATCACCGACCTGGCGCTCGGTCCGGTGGCCGACGACGCGGACGTCGTCTTCGCCACCAACACCGGCTCCCGGCTGGTCTTCGACTCCTACGCCGCGCCCGGCGTGATGGCCGCCGCGCTGCTGCAGGCCATGACCGACGCCGACCCGGAACGGACACAGGCGCGACTCGAGGACTACGAGCAGATCTCCGACCAGCACCAGTTCTTCCTCCGGGACTGA
- a CDS encoding cellulose binding domain-containing protein — MPTRPDPAQPNEDPALEPIRVLRPRRTDALAELFKELEQERNGYETVVVPGALPGAEDATQELPAVTEETRIAPRGTVARPGPGPDAPGPDAPGLDAPGLDAPGLDAPGPGFRRAAVAVAVTAAAVIGFGGALLLSGRDDDRAAAKDPAPSTTASASAAPTRNAPGAGGAAGAPGADEPGDPPACSASFRTVNSWQGGYQGEVTVTGAPAASAAGWTATVVPADGARLTQVWDGTLTTTGDGTATVANASWNGKLAPGASVTFGFIADTSASGAPSAEVTCAATADAT; from the coding sequence GTGCCCACTCGGCCCGACCCCGCGCAGCCCAACGAAGACCCGGCCCTGGAACCGATCCGCGTTCTGCGTCCACGCCGCACCGACGCGCTCGCTGAGCTGTTCAAGGAGCTGGAGCAGGAGCGGAACGGCTACGAGACCGTGGTCGTGCCCGGTGCCCTGCCCGGCGCCGAGGACGCGACCCAGGAACTCCCGGCCGTCACCGAGGAAACGAGGATCGCACCGCGCGGCACTGTCGCTCGTCCGGGCCCGGGCCCGGACGCGCCCGGCCCGGACGCGCCCGGCCTGGACGCGCCCGGCCTGGACGCGCCCGGCCTGGACGCGCCCGGCCCGGGGTTTCGTCGCGCGGCCGTCGCGGTCGCCGTGACGGCCGCCGCGGTCATCGGCTTCGGCGGTGCGCTCCTGCTCTCCGGCCGCGACGACGACAGGGCGGCGGCGAAGGATCCGGCTCCGTCCACCACGGCCTCGGCGTCGGCCGCGCCCACCCGGAACGCCCCCGGCGCGGGTGGCGCTGCCGGTGCACCCGGTGCCGACGAACCCGGTGACCCTCCCGCCTGCAGCGCGTCCTTCCGGACCGTCAACAGCTGGCAGGGCGGCTATCAGGGCGAGGTGACGGTGACTGGTGCGCCCGCCGCCTCGGCCGCCGGCTGGACCGCGACGGTCGTACCGGCCGACGGTGCCCGCCTCACCCAGGTCTGGGACGGCACCCTCACCACGACCGGAGACGGCACGGCCACCGTCGCCAACGCGTCATGGAACGGGAAGCTGGCGCCCGGCGCGAGCGTCACCTTCGGCTTCATCGCCGACACCTCGGCGTCAGGTGCCCCGTCGGCGGAGGTCACCTGTGCGGCGACGGCGGATGCGACCTGA
- a CDS encoding ROK family protein has protein sequence MDLSESARAVFAVLAGAGTATRPQLAAGAGLSKPTVSAAVAELEAADLAAHSGTASGATGRSAAVYRLGPAAGAVLAVDLGPAETQVRGCALDGTLLAEGTGSRDDAAATVRKVLDALPANAPLRAVVVAVGDVTTRDRDGSGMRPATAKAGPVFDAMAVALPPGVPVHLENNVNCAALAELHEGAARGRRTFGYLRIGVGIGLGIVVGGRVLRGANGAAGEVARLPYPWDEGREPRHEALEDRMGVRSLLRRTAETWQDDDEPCPETAERLFALAGAGHGPAGAAVAGHAADIGRLAAAVAAVLDPGLIVLGGAVGSNPQLVPGVRAELGRLSWPTEVVSSALGDSGTVVGATRLAVARGIQTVTGAVQAKH, from the coding sequence ATGGACCTGAGCGAGAGCGCGCGTGCGGTGTTCGCGGTGCTGGCCGGGGCGGGCACCGCCACCCGTCCCCAGCTGGCGGCCGGTGCGGGCCTGTCCAAGCCGACCGTCTCCGCCGCCGTCGCCGAACTGGAGGCCGCCGACCTCGCCGCCCACTCCGGCACCGCCTCCGGCGCCACCGGCAGGTCCGCCGCCGTCTACCGGCTCGGGCCGGCAGCCGGCGCCGTGCTCGCCGTCGACCTCGGCCCCGCCGAGACCCAGGTGCGCGGCTGCGCCCTCGACGGCACCCTGCTCGCCGAGGGCACCGGCTCCCGCGACGACGCCGCCGCCACCGTGCGCAAGGTCCTCGACGCGCTGCCCGCCAACGCCCCGCTGCGCGCCGTCGTCGTCGCCGTCGGTGACGTCACGACCCGGGACCGGGACGGCAGCGGAATGCGGCCCGCGACCGCGAAGGCCGGCCCCGTCTTCGACGCCATGGCCGTCGCACTGCCGCCGGGCGTACCCGTCCACCTGGAGAACAACGTCAACTGCGCCGCCCTCGCCGAACTGCACGAGGGCGCGGCACGGGGCCGCCGGACGTTCGGGTATCTGCGGATCGGCGTGGGCATCGGTCTCGGCATTGTCGTAGGAGGCCGGGTGTTGCGCGGGGCGAACGGGGCCGCTGGTGAGGTGGCCCGGCTGCCGTACCCGTGGGACGAGGGCCGCGAGCCGCGCCACGAGGCGCTGGAGGACCGCATGGGCGTACGTTCCCTGCTGCGGCGGACGGCCGAGACGTGGCAGGACGACGACGAGCCGTGCCCCGAGACCGCGGAGCGGTTGTTCGCCCTCGCCGGGGCAGGCCACGGCCCGGCCGGTGCCGCCGTCGCCGGGCACGCCGCCGACATCGGACGGCTGGCCGCCGCCGTGGCCGCCGTCCTGGACCCCGGGCTGATCGTGCTGGGCGGAGCCGTCGGCTCGAACCCGCAGCTCGTGCCGGGTGTCCGGGCCGAGCTCGGCCGGCTGAGCTGGCCCACCGAGGTCGTCAGCAGCGCGCTCGGCGACAGCGGCACCGTGGTCGGAGCCACCCGGCTCGCCGTCGCTCGTGGAATCCAAACCGTGACCGGGGCGGTCCAGGCGAAGCATTGA